Part of the Haloarcula laminariae genome is shown below.
GTCCAGTGTCGCGGGGTTGAACAGGTACAGCGAGGTGTCGCCGGGCCGGTAGAGGTTCTCCTCCTCCCAGAACCGTATCTGTCGGAGCTCGTCGTCGGACAGCACGGGGAGCTGGGCCTCGACGTTGAGGGCGCTGAACATCGGCCGGTCGCCCCGACGGTCGTCGATGGTCCGGAAGACCGCGGCGGGGTTGTCGGTGTCGTGCTCCTGGGGTTTGAACACGTTCCGTTTGGTGTTCTCCCAGATGTTGGCGAAGTCGACGAGGAAGAGGTCGTCGTCTGCCAACATCTCCTCCATGTCGCCGATACGCTCGTCGATGATGGTCCGTAGCCGCTTGGGCGGCAGTTCCACGGGCGGGATGATGGTTATCGGCATCCCCGCCTCGTGGGACTGGACCAGGAGGTTCGTCAGGATGGAGTGGGGGCTGGCCTGCCCGTCGTGTTCCAGCAGCAGGGTGCCGCCCTTGACGATGCCGCCGCCCATGAGGTGGTCGAGGCCGTCGATACCCGTCGACATGTGGTCCGAGGGGACGAACTCACCGGGGTGGGTCCGCAGCCGCGGCGAGATGCGCAGCCCCTCGTGGGTGAACGTTATCTCGTGGACGCGGGTGTCGTGGTCGACGCCGCGCATCTTCACGACCTCGATGAAGCGGTGGTAGTCGCCGCCGACGTTCTCCCGCCAGAGCCGGAGGACGCCGTGGGTGTTGAACTGGACGGCGTCGCTGGCGGCGACGGTCTTTACGTCCTGCTGGCTCACGTCGGGCTGGGACTCCTCGGCGGTGAACAGCGCCGTCGCGCCGAACTCGTCGTTCAGCAGTCGGATGAAATCCAGCAGCGTCCGCCGGAACGTGTCCTGGTCCTCGCCGATGGCCGACAGTCCCGAGACGGAGTCGAGCACCACGCGGTCGGCGGGCGCGAACCGTTCGAGGTACTGCGTGATGTACTTCGACTCGAAGGGGGCGGAGTAGTCGCCCCCGAGCATCTTCCCGCCCTCCAGGGTCTCCAGCGTGAGCTCGCGCTCGTCGCCGCTATCGACGGTCTGGCCGGGCGTCGCGTGCAGCGACGTAACGGTGAGGTTCTCGTGTTCGAGGTCGAACGCGAAGTCGGCGAAGGCGTCGTCGAGCTCCTCGAAGGTCTGTTCGGTGCTGATGTAGAGACAGTCCTCGTCGCGGGCCAACCCCTCGGCGAGGAACTGCATGGCCAGCGTCGACTTCCCCGTTCCCGGGCCGCCGGTGACCAGCACCGTCCGGTTCTCCGGGAGTCCGCCGTCGAGGATGCTGTCTAGGGTCTCACTGCCGGTCGGGACGGGCATGGGTGTTCTGTCCTACCTCCGTGGCCCCGTGGTAAATCTGTGCTGCCGGCAGTATCAGTCGTGAGACTCCACTAGTCGATGTGGACCACGAGAACGGGGACCGGCGAGTTCTCGACGACCCGCTCGGTGACGCTCCCCAGGTTGGCCACGCGGTCGCGGCCGGTGCGCCCGTGGGTCCCCATCACGACGAGGTCGATGTCGGCCGTCTCGGCGTACTCCACGATGACTTTGTGCGGGATTCCTTCCTCCATCCGCGTCTCGACCGACAGGCCGGCCTCCTCCCCGCCGACGGCGATGTCGTCGAGCGCGACCTCGCCCTCTTCCTCCAGGGACTGGCGCACGTCGTCCTGCGTGTCCTTCTCGGCGGCCAGCACCAGCCGCCGGTCGACGACGTAGAGCCCGTGTACCACCGCGTCGTTGTCGCGGGCGATGGAGACGGCGTGGCTGAGCGTCTCCGTCGTCCCGGCGCTCCCGTCGGTCGCGACCAGTACGTTGTCGTACATCCCGTGGAACTGTGTCCCGACGGTACATAGTACTCCCTGTTGGCACACCACACGAAGCCCGTCCGTCCGCTTCGAGGCCCCCGACCGACGGGGCTTCGCTGGTCATGGCACACACTTTTGCGCCAGCCAGTCGTCATTTCTGATTGTCATGAACGGTGAGCGACAACTGGTGGCCGACCGGGCGGAGCTGTACGTTCGGTCGCTACTTCCGGAGGGATACAGCAAACAACAGGGGGCGACACTGGAGGCGGTCAGCGACCTCGTCGAGGACGGCGTCATCGGGGAACGGCGCGTGCAGGTGTGTGGACACCAGATACCGGTCTCTATCGCCGCGACCCGGACCGCGGTCGGCGAGCGCCTCGTCACCAGACTGGCCGCCTTTCGGGAGTGGGCGCGGCACAACGACTGCTCGCTCGCGCCCGCGATGGAGGTCCGCGAAGTGGACGGGTCGTTGACCGGCGACAGCTACCGGGCGCTACGTCTCCCGTCGGTACTGCTCGCGGAGTACCGGGACGGCGAGCTCAGCTGTGTCACTCCCCACCACGACGGCGACACCTTCTGCTGTGTCGAGGACCGCCTCGACGGGCTGGCGTCGGGGGAACAGCGGGCCTTCGAACCGGTGGAACACACGCCGCCGCTCGCTCCCGCGGGAGCGCTCGAAACCGCGTCCGGGACGGACGACGCCGACGCTGGGGAGTCCACCCCCCTCCAGCGGCGGTAGTGTCCCCTCGCCCCCATCTCAATACACTTATCCCCGGCCGCTAACGTAGCGTGGGTATGAGCACGGTCACGGTCACTCTGCCGGACGGGTCCACGCTCTCGATGGACGAAGGCAGTACGGTCGAGGATGTCGCCTACGAAATCGGACCGGGACTCGGTTCGGACACCGTCGCGGGCGTCGTGGACGGAGACCTGGTGGACAAACACACCCCTCTCACCGAGGATGTCGAACTCGTCATCGTCACACCCCAGAGCGACGAGTACGTCGACGTGCTGCGCCACTCCGCCGCCCACGTCTTCGCCCAGGCGCTCCAGCGGGAGTTCCCCGAGGCGACACTGACCATCGGACCGTGGACCGACGACGGCTTCTACTACGACGTGACCGGCGTCGACCTGGACGAGGACGACCTCGAAGACGTCGAGGCCGAGGCCGAACGCATCATCGAGGCCGACTACGACATCGTCCGCGAGGAGGTCTCCCGCGAGGAGGCGTTCGACCGCTACGAGGACAACCCGTTCAAGCAGGACATCCTCGAAACCGAGGCCGCCGACGAGGACCCGGTCTCCTTCTACAGCCAGGACGACTTCTACGACCTCTGTCAGGGCCCCCACGTCGAGTCGACCGGCGAAATCGGCGGCTTCGCGCTGCTGGAGATATCGGCGTCGTTCTGGCGCGGCGACGAGGACAACGAGACGCTGACCCGGGTGTACGGGACGGCCTTCCCGACCGAGGACGGCCTGGAGGAGTACCTGGAGATGCGACAGCAGGCCCAGGAGCGGGACCACCGGAAGATCGGCCAGGAGATGGACCTCTTCTCCATCGACGAGACCACGGGACCGGGGCTCCCGCTGTACGAGCCAAACGGCAAGAAGATACTCAACGAGCTGTCGGACTACGTCGGCCAGCTCAACCGGGAGGCCGGCTACGATGAGATAGAGACCCCCCACGTCTTCCGCACCGAGCTCTGGAAGAAGTCGGGCCACTACGAGAACTACGTCGACGACATGTTCCTGCTCGACGTCAACGACGAGGAGTACGGCCTGAAGCCGATGAACTGCCCGGGACATGCGACCATCTTCGACCAGAAGTCCTGGTCCTACCGCGACCTCCCGGTGCGGTACTTCGAGGACGGGAAGGTCTACCGCAAGGAACAGCGCGGCGAGCTATCGGGTCTCTCCCGCACCTGGGCCTTTACCATCGACGACGGCCACCTGTTCGTCCGGCCCGACCAGATAGAGCAGGAAGTGCTGGCGACCGTCGACATCATCCTCGATACGCTGGACACGTTCAACCTCGACTACACCGTCCAGTTCGCCACCCGCCCCGAGAAGAGCGTCGGCGGCGACGAGATATGGGAGAAAGCCGAGAACCAGCTCGAATCGGTCCTCGACGAACAGGACATCGACTACGTCGTCGAGGAGGGCGACGGCGCCTTCTACGGCCCGAAGATCGACTTCGCGTTCGAGGACGCCCTCGGCCGCAACTGGGACGGCCCCACGGTCCAGCTGGACTTCAACATGCCCGAGCGGTTCGACCTCACCTACACGGGCGAGGACAACGAGGACCACCGCCCGGTGATGATTCACCGCGCGCTGTATGGCAGCTACGAGCGGTTCTTCATGGTGTTGACCGAACACTACAACGGGAAGTTCCCGCCGTGGCTCGCCCCCGAACAGGTCCGCATCCTCCCCGTCTCCGACGACAACATCCCCTACTGCGAGCAGCTGCGGGACGAGCTCGACGACTACCGCGTCGAGATAGAGGACCGCTCCTGGACCGTCGGCAAGAAGATTCAGGTCGCCCACGACGACCGCGTCCCGTACATGCTCATCATCGGCGACAACGAGGAAGAGGCGGGCAACATCTCCGTGCGCGACCGCAAAGAGCGCGAGGAGACCGACATCCCTCTCGACGAGTTCGCCGACCATCTGGAGACCGAAATCGAGCAACAGCGGACCGCCGTCACCTTCCTCGCCGGCCGGTAACGGGCGTTTCTGTCGATTTCACGCGAACTGAATCTTACGCCTGAGAACTGGGCCATAACGGCTTTTATCTGATACTCCCGCGGTGTTAGTGAACCGTCGCTTGCGGGGCTGTCGGTGACAGTGGAGCTTTACGATGAAATTGGTACAGGGCCGAGGCGGGACCGGGTCGCACGGTGAACAGAGCTATCAACTGCGTCGTCTTCGGGCATTGTGTCTGTCGGTGCTGCTTTTGGGGATGACACTGGCTATCGCCCCGGTCGGGACGGCGGCGGCCGCGGGCAACGTGAGCGACCCGGCGTTCGTCTACGTCCAGGATTCGGCGCCGGGCGAACTAACAATCGTCGCAAACGACGGGACGAAAGTCGGCACCGGCGTCGACGAGTCGACCTACGCTATCCGTGCCATCGGTCCATCGGTCGACTACGACGGCGACGGGAACCTCGAGGTGCCGTACACGCAAGACGACGGGACGAACGGGCCGGCACTGAAGGTCGTCGACGTCGAGACCGGAACTGTCGATGTACTAGTCAAAGACACGATAGCCAAGGATAACAAACTGGCTGTCGGGGACTGGGACGCCGACGGTAACCCCGACATCTTCTACGTGACACACAGCAACCTCGCCACGGGCAACGGGGTCGGCCGGGTCGACGCGGACACGTCGCCGACGGAGATAATCCAAAACGACGGGGAGTTCGACGCGAAGCCGAAGGCGTACATGGGGACCGCCGACGTGACCGGCGACGGGGTCAGGGACCTCGTCTGGTTCGACGACAGCTCGGCTATCAAGTACACGAACAACAGCGCCAAAAACGGCGGCACGGACATCGAGAAACTCGACACCAGCAACACGCCGGGGAGTGGGGCGAACGCCGGTGTCGGCGAACCAGTCGACCTGGACGATGACGGGAAAGTTCGGTTCCCGGTTATCGACAGCTCCGGCTATCCGGCCCTCCTCGACCTGGCCGGGGGCACGAAGATAAGGCTCGGCGACAACAAGGCCGGCGAGAAGACCGGTGTCGCGACCGGCGATTTCTACGGCGACTCGCGAGAGGAACTGGTGTACGTCGACGGCAGCGGAACCGTCAGGTACGTCGAGACGACGGACAGTAACCAGGCCACGGGCGACATCGAAATCGGCGGGAACACGTACAATGCGCGGGCGAGTGAGGGAATCGCCGTGGGGCAGACGACCGTCACACAGCGACTCGACAGTCTCGACTCCACGAGCCCCACTCTCGATGGCGCTACCGCCGTCGGTGACAACAGCTACGTTGAGGTAACGTTCAGCGAGGGCGCGTACGCGAACGCGGACGGCTCCGGCGGGCTCTCAGCGAACGATTTCGACGCGACGCTGAGCCAGAACGGCGGGTCTGCGACCGGCGTCACGGTCGATAGCGTCACCGATACGGGCGGTGCGGCGACAACTGGGGGCGAGCGGACCGTCCGGCTCCAGGTGACGGTCTCTAACGGTCCGGCGAGCGGTGACGAGACCGTCGATGTCGCCCCGGCTGACGGAAGCGCCATCTACGACAGCGCCGGAAACGCGATGTCAAGCAGCGCGACCACGACCGCGACGCTGTCCGACCGGCAGGCCCCGAGCGACCCGGCCAGCACGTCGCCGAGCGACGACGCGGACGGCGTCGCGGCTGACGCCGCCGTCGACCTGACCTTCGCCGAGGACATCCGAGCGGGAACCGGCGCTATCGCCATCAAGCAGTCGAGCGACGACGCGACCGTCGAGTCGGTAGACGTGACTTCGCAGCAGGTGACCGTGTCCGGCAAGACGCTGACGGCCGACCCGTCGACGACGCTAGACGGCGGCACCGACTACTACGTCACCGTCGATTCGGGCGCCGTCACGGACACGGCCGGTAACGCCTACGCCGGCTTCACCGACCCGACGACGCTGAACTTCACTACCGCAGACACCGCGGTGCCGACTGTCACCGGCGGGACGGTGTCGTCGGACAACAGCTACGTCGATGTCACGTTCAGCGAGGGCGTCTACGCGAACGCCGACGGCACCGGCGGTCTCACCGCGGCCAACCTCACGGCGACGCTCTCCGGCGACAGCGACGGTTCCGTGAGCGGTGTCAGCGTCGACGCAGTCACCCGGACGGACGGAACTGACGCCACGGGCGGTGAGTCCACGGTTCGGGCCTCGCTGTCTATCTCCGGGACGCCGTCGGGCGACGAGTCCGTCGACATACAGCCGACTGACGGGCGGTCGGTGTACGACGCTGTCGGCAACGCGATGAGCGACACCGAGTCGACGGGGTCGCTCTCGCTGGCCGACCAGCAGGCCCCCTCGTTCAGCGCCGGTCCGTCGACGAGTTCCGTCGGTGTGAGCGGGTTCGACATTGACTTCACCGCTGACGAGAGCGGCACCGGGTACTACGTCGTCGTAGACGACGGGGCGGCCGCGCCCTCGGTGTCGCAGGTGAAAGCCGGCGTCGACGGGAACGGGAACGCCCCGGCGGACAGCGGGAGCGGCAGTATCTCGGCCGGGGTCCAGACGACGTTCTCGGCCTCCGGTCTCAGCGAGGCCACGTCGTACGACGTGTACGTGGTTGCGGACGACGGTGGCAACGCGAAGCTGGCCCCGAAACTCGACCAGACGACCGCGGACACGACGGCACCGACCGTCACCGGCGGGACGGTGTCGTCGGACAACAGCTACGTCGATGTCACGTTCAGCGAGAGCGTCTACGAGAATGCCGACGGCACCGGCGGGCTCGTCGCCGGCGACTTCGAGGCGACGCAGTCGGGTGACAGCGACGGCTCGGTGAGCGGTGTCAGCGTCGACGGCGTCACCCGGACTGACGGCAGTTCGACGACCGGCGGGGAGACCACGCTCCGGGTCTCGCTGTCGGTTTCGGGCACTGCCTCTGGCGACGAGTCGATCGATGTCGGGCCGGTCGACGGGAGTGCAATCTACGACGGCGCCGGCAACGCGATGGCCGGCGGCGTGACGGTGACCACGACGCTGTCCGACCGGCAGGCCCCGAGCGACCCCGCGAGTAGCTCACCGACCGACGGCGCCGGCGGAGTGGCAAACGACACCACGATAGAGCTGACCTTCGGTGAGGACGTACAGACTGGAAGCGGCGCTATCGCGGTGAAAAGCGCCAGTGACGACACGACCGTCGAGTCGATAGACGTGACCACGAGTCGGGTGAGCGCATCGAGCAAGACGATTACGGCCGACCCAACGACGACGCTAGACGGCGCCACCGATTACTACGTCACCGTCGATTCGGGTGCCGTCATGGACACGGCCGGCAACGCCTACGCCGGTTTCACCGACTCGACGACGCTTAACTTCACTACTGCCGATGTCACCGCACCGACCGTCGACGCCCTCTCGGCGACGAACCCGACCGGCCGGGACGTGACCGTCACCGTCGAGAGCGACGAGCAACTGGCGACCGTCACGGCCGACCTCAAGGGCCCGGAATCGACCACCCTCTCGACTGGCGCGTTCAGCGAGGCTGTCGACGGGGACACGTACACCTACACGGCCACCTACGGCGCGAGCAGCGACGGCGACTACACCACAGCGCTGACCGCGGCGGTCGACGCGGCCGGCAACGACGGTGCGGGCGGACAGACCGATACCGTCACCGTCGACACCGCCTCGGCCAGCACTGTCTCGTCCAGCACCGACGACGGTGACACCAGCGAACCGAATATCGACGGGTTCGCGGCGTCCGCAACGAACGGGTCGGTCGAACTGACCGTCCGGAGCGACGTACCGCTGGCGTACGTCGAGGCCACTCTCGACGGGCCCGAGGTGGCGACGCTCACGACGGACGCGTTCACCGAGTCCGATCGCGTCTTCGGCTACACCTACACGACCCGCTACGACCCCGCGATAGGGGGCGAGTACACCGCCGAGCTGACGGCCGCGACGGACGATGCCGGCAACGATGGGGCCGACGGGCAGTCAACCACCGCCACCGTCGAGTCGGTCGTCCCGCCGGAGCAGTTCACGCTGTCCGAGACGGCCGACGGACTGCGTGTCTCGGTCCGTTCGCGAGCCGCGCTTGACGTGCTCAACGTCAGTGTCGAGGGCCCCGAGAACGCCACACGCTCGCTGTCGACGTTCGACGCGACGACGACGGCCGACGGTGATACGGTGTACGCGGCGACCGTCGCTGTGACTACCGAGGGGAGCTACACGGCGACCTTGACCGACGCGACGGTCGACGGTCAGCCGATATCGACCGGGCAGACGGACACCGCTGCGGTGGCGAACGGGTTCACGCTCGACCCGCGGGCAAGCAGCAACGACGTGGTCGTCGGCAGCAACGTCACGCTGACCGCCGGCGGCGATTTCCCGACGGACGCCAAGCCGACCTACGAGTGGGACCTCGACGATGACGGCGAGGGCGACCGGAGCGGGCGGACCGTCACTGCGGCGTTCGACGAGCCCGGACGCCACTACGTCGACCTCGTCGCAGTGGCCGACGGGCGCACGCTGACCGGGTCGGTGACGGTGAGCGTCCGCAACCGAACCGGGCCCAAGCCGGGCATCGACCGTCGAAGTCTCGACTTCGGCCGCGTCGCGGTGGGCGAGACGGTCCGAATGAACCTCACGGTGTACAACCCCGACAGTTCCGGGACCGGCTACACCATCTCGTCGTCCGATCTCGTCGGGGAGACGCCCGGAGCCTTCGCCGTCGGCAGCGACTTTCCGGTGACACTCGAACCCGGTGAGCGTCACACGATACCCGTCTCGTTCACGCCGACCAGTCGCGGGGACAAACAGGCCCAGCTCCAGCTGTTGCCCGCAGCCCCGTCGAGCCCGCAGCTCACCGTCTGGCTATCCAGCGAGCGAAGCTACATCCTCGTCCAGGAGGTATCCACGAACAGCTCCGTGAACGCCACCGTCAGCGTCGACGCGTTCAATGTGGACACCGACGGGCAGCTCGAAATCAACGTCTCACAGCCCGGCTCGCGCCGGCAGGCGGTGACCGTCGACGAACTCGGGATGGTCACAGCGGGCGACGACACCTTCGACATGGCCATCACCCACGCGCCGACGCCGATGTCGGCGGTCCACGAACCGGCACCGGGCCGACAGAACCTCCAGTACATCCGGCTGACCCACCGCAACAACGACTCGCTACGCTTTGCGGACACCGCGGTCCGGTACCGTGTCGACAGGCGCGCGCTCCCGGAGAGTACCGACCCGGGGGCCGTCGAGTTCTCCCGCTGGAACGGCACTGCCTGGAACTTCTCCGCGACCGGGACCCTCGTCGACCGGACGGCGACGCACTACGTCTATCGGGTCGAGACCCCGGGCTTCTCGCAGTTCGTCGTCACCGGCCCGACGGAAGACGCCGTGGCAGCCGACGGCACTACGACGGCTGGACCGGAGCCTGATGGCGGTGAGACTCCTGCAGATGGCGGTGTCACGACGACTGACAGCGAGGGGCTGCCGGCTTCCTGGCCGGGTCTCGCCGTCGGCGGCGGACTGAGTGCCGTCTTGCTACTGTTGTTCGTCTTGAGACGACGCGATGAGGACGAGACGGTCGAGGACGACCGGAAGCCGTGAACAGTCGGAGTCCGACGGCCACCTCGGAACCGAGGTCGAACAACAGCGGACCGCCGTCACCTTCCTCGCCGGCCGGTAACCGCGCTCGCCGAGCCGGTTACGTCTCCTCGTCTTTCAGCTCGTCCAGCTCCGCCTCGACCTCGCTGTCGTCGACGCTGCCGACGGTATCGTCCTCTAGCTCCGCTTCCAGTTCCGTTTCGACGGCCTCGCTCGCGTCGTCGGTGTCGTCGGTCGCTCCCCCCTCGCCCATCTCGGCTTTCAGCGTATCCAGCTCAGCGTCGACCTCGCCGTCCTGCTGGAGCTCATCCAGCTCCTTGTCCAGCTGGCTGCGGTCGTCGAGCTGGTTCTCCAGGGCGCCCTCCTCCCGGAGTTCGTCCATCGCCTGCGAGCGGGCCTCCATGTCCTCGGTGCGCTCCTCCGCGCGCTCGATGGCTCGGCTCACGTCCTCCATCTCCTCGCCCGCCCCGGTCATGGCCTCGTTGACCCGCACGGAGGCCTTGGCGGCCTCGTGGCGGGCCTTCATCGTCTCCTTTTTCGTCCGGAACTGCTCTATCTGGCGCTGGAGTTCGTCCTTCTGCTCGACCAGCTGGTCCTGCTGGGACTGGAGCTGCGCTATCTGGCCGTCCAGTTCCTCTATCTGGCTCATCTTCTGCTTTTTCTTCTCCAGGGCCTTCCGGGCCAGGTCGTCGCGGTCCTGCTCGACGGCCTGGCGGGCCTGGTCGTTGTGCTTCTCGACGTTCTCCTCCAGGCGGCGCTTTTGAATCTCCAGGCGCTTTTTCTGGGTCGTCAGGTCCGCGATGCCCTGCTTGACGTCCTGTAGCTCGTCGCGGAGCTGTTCGTAGCTGTAGTCGAGCGTCTCCGTCGGGTCTTCCGACCGGTTCAGGACGGCGTTGACCTTCGACCTGATGACGTACGATGCGCGCGAGAGGATTCCCATGTCCCACAGTTCGGGTCTCTGACCTTAAACTTCTTTCATGGGTGTGGGTCGCCGTGTCGACAGCTACACGGTCCCTGTGGCCGACAGTCCAGCCGTGAGCGACCCCGTCGTCGTCCCCGGCGGCCGCGAGGTCGCCGGGCGCCTGGACCGCCCCGACGCCGACACCGCCGTCGTCGCCTGCCCGCCCCATCCCCAGCACGGCGGCTCCCGGTCGGACCCGCGGCTCCGGGCCGTGAGCGACGCGCTGGCCCCAGACGCGGCCTGTCTCCGCTTCGATTACGGCCCCTGGGACGACCAGCGCGGCCCGGCGCTGTGTACGACCGACGCCGAGCGAACCATCGCCTGGGCCGCCGACCGCTACGACCGCATCGGCCTGTTCGGCTACAGCTTCGGCGGCGGTGTGGCGTTGCGGGCGGCCGCCCGAACCGACGCGTCGCTCGTCGCCTGTTCGGTCCTGGCGCCGGCCGTCGAGGCCGAGGCGCTCGACGCGGTCGGCTGTCCGTGTCAGGTCGTCGTCGGCGAGCGCGACACCACAGTCGACTGGGCGCCCGTGGCCGACCGCGCCGCGGCGCTGGGCCACGCAGTCGAGCGGCTCCCTGAGACCCACCAGTTCCGCGGCGGCCTCAATCGGGTCGGCCACCTCGTCGGACGGTTCCTGGCGACCCGGCTGTGACCCGGCAGCTGCCGGCCCTATATTTATACTACATACCGCACAATAGTCACGTATGGCAACGGCCGGCCCAGCGCCGCTCGCCCGGCGTGCCAGCCACGGCGCCGTCTCCCTCGCCGCCGGCTTTCTGGCCGGTCTCGCGCTGTTTCTCGCCGTCGGCGCCTCGGCGGGTGACGCGGTGTTCTCAGCGCTGGCGCTTGCGGCCCTGGTCGCGGTCACCCGGACGCTGTTACGGCCGGCCGTCCGCCCGTAGCGGGCGTCGTCGCCCCCGCCGGCCCGGGACGGTCGGCTCGGGGCTTGTGCCCGTACCAGTGACACTCGCTGGCGAAGATAGCGCGCTCCGAAACCGTTTTGAGGGCACGGGAGCCACCGACAGTATGCCGACCGAACCCGAA
Proteins encoded:
- a CDS encoding ATPase domain-containing protein, which encodes MPVPTGSETLDSILDGGLPENRTVLVTGGPGTGKSTLAMQFLAEGLARDEDCLYISTEQTFEELDDAFADFAFDLEHENLTVTSLHATPGQTVDSGDERELTLETLEGGKMLGGDYSAPFESKYITQYLERFAPADRVVLDSVSGLSAIGEDQDTFRRTLLDFIRLLNDEFGATALFTAEESQPDVSQQDVKTVAASDAVQFNTHGVLRLWRENVGGDYHRFIEVVKMRGVDHDTRVHEITFTHEGLRISPRLRTHPGEFVPSDHMSTGIDGLDHLMGGGIVKGGTLLLEHDGQASPHSILTNLLVQSHEAGMPITIIPPVELPPKRLRTIIDERIGDMEEMLADDDLFLVDFANIWENTKRNVFKPQEHDTDNPAAVFRTIDDRRGDRPMFSALNVEAQLPVLSDDELRQIRFWEEENLYRPGDTSLYLFNPATLDDELAAFYENGAWQTLETWVTDKGLQYIELQKSPSGFMGSTRLVEYIEREPYMRVQQPPGAGSAESTLGDGGR
- a CDS encoding universal stress protein, yielding MYDNVLVATDGSAGTTETLSHAVSIARDNDAVVHGLYVVDRRLVLAAEKDTQDDVRQSLEEEGEVALDDIAVGGEEAGLSVETRMEEGIPHKVIVEYAETADIDLVVMGTHGRTGRDRVANLGSVTERVVENSPVPVLVVHID
- a CDS encoding HTH domain-containing protein — encoded protein: MNGERQLVADRAELYVRSLLPEGYSKQQGATLEAVSDLVEDGVIGERRVQVCGHQIPVSIAATRTAVGERLVTRLAAFREWARHNDCSLAPAMEVREVDGSLTGDSYRALRLPSVLLAEYRDGELSCVTPHHDGDTFCCVEDRLDGLASGEQRAFEPVEHTPPLAPAGALETASGTDDADAGESTPLQRR
- the thrS gene encoding threonine--tRNA ligase — protein: MSTVTVTLPDGSTLSMDEGSTVEDVAYEIGPGLGSDTVAGVVDGDLVDKHTPLTEDVELVIVTPQSDEYVDVLRHSAAHVFAQALQREFPEATLTIGPWTDDGFYYDVTGVDLDEDDLEDVEAEAERIIEADYDIVREEVSREEAFDRYEDNPFKQDILETEAADEDPVSFYSQDDFYDLCQGPHVESTGEIGGFALLEISASFWRGDEDNETLTRVYGTAFPTEDGLEEYLEMRQQAQERDHRKIGQEMDLFSIDETTGPGLPLYEPNGKKILNELSDYVGQLNREAGYDEIETPHVFRTELWKKSGHYENYVDDMFLLDVNDEEYGLKPMNCPGHATIFDQKSWSYRDLPVRYFEDGKVYRKEQRGELSGLSRTWAFTIDDGHLFVRPDQIEQEVLATVDIILDTLDTFNLDYTVQFATRPEKSVGGDEIWEKAENQLESVLDEQDIDYVVEEGDGAFYGPKIDFAFEDALGRNWDGPTVQLDFNMPERFDLTYTGEDNEDHRPVMIHRALYGSYERFFMVLTEHYNGKFPPWLAPEQVRILPVSDDNIPYCEQLRDELDDYRVEIEDRSWTVGKKIQVAHDDRVPYMLIIGDNEEEAGNISVRDRKEREETDIPLDEFADHLETEIEQQRTAVTFLAGR
- a CDS encoding Ig-like domain-containing protein, with protein sequence MTLAIAPVGTAAAAGNVSDPAFVYVQDSAPGELTIVANDGTKVGTGVDESTYAIRAIGPSVDYDGDGNLEVPYTQDDGTNGPALKVVDVETGTVDVLVKDTIAKDNKLAVGDWDADGNPDIFYVTHSNLATGNGVGRVDADTSPTEIIQNDGEFDAKPKAYMGTADVTGDGVRDLVWFDDSSAIKYTNNSAKNGGTDIEKLDTSNTPGSGANAGVGEPVDLDDDGKVRFPVIDSSGYPALLDLAGGTKIRLGDNKAGEKTGVATGDFYGDSREELVYVDGSGTVRYVETTDSNQATGDIEIGGNTYNARASEGIAVGQTTVTQRLDSLDSTSPTLDGATAVGDNSYVEVTFSEGAYANADGSGGLSANDFDATLSQNGGSATGVTVDSVTDTGGAATTGGERTVRLQVTVSNGPASGDETVDVAPADGSAIYDSAGNAMSSSATTTATLSDRQAPSDPASTSPSDDADGVAADAAVDLTFAEDIRAGTGAIAIKQSSDDATVESVDVTSQQVTVSGKTLTADPSTTLDGGTDYYVTVDSGAVTDTAGNAYAGFTDPTTLNFTTADTAVPTVTGGTVSSDNSYVDVTFSEGVYANADGTGGLTAANLTATLSGDSDGSVSGVSVDAVTRTDGTDATGGESTVRASLSISGTPSGDESVDIQPTDGRSVYDAVGNAMSDTESTGSLSLADQQAPSFSAGPSTSSVGVSGFDIDFTADESGTGYYVVVDDGAAAPSVSQVKAGVDGNGNAPADSGSGSISAGVQTTFSASGLSEATSYDVYVVADDGGNAKLAPKLDQTTADTTAPTVTGGTVSSDNSYVDVTFSESVYENADGTGGLVAGDFEATQSGDSDGSVSGVSVDGVTRTDGSSTTGGETTLRVSLSVSGTASGDESIDVGPVDGSAIYDGAGNAMAGGVTVTTTLSDRQAPSDPASSSPTDGAGGVANDTTIELTFGEDVQTGSGAIAVKSASDDTTVESIDVTTSRVSASSKTITADPTTTLDGATDYYVTVDSGAVMDTAGNAYAGFTDSTTLNFTTADVTAPTVDALSATNPTGRDVTVTVESDEQLATVTADLKGPESTTLSTGAFSEAVDGDTYTYTATYGASSDGDYTTALTAAVDAAGNDGAGGQTDTVTVDTASASTVSSSTDDGDTSEPNIDGFAASATNGSVELTVRSDVPLAYVEATLDGPEVATLTTDAFTESDRVFGYTYTTRYDPAIGGEYTAELTAATDDAGNDGADGQSTTATVESVVPPEQFTLSETADGLRVSVRSRAALDVLNVSVEGPENATRSLSTFDATTTADGDTVYAATVAVTTEGSYTATLTDATVDGQPISTGQTDTAAVANGFTLDPRASSNDVVVGSNVTLTAGGDFPTDAKPTYEWDLDDDGEGDRSGRTVTAAFDEPGRHYVDLVAVADGRTLTGSVTVSVRNRTGPKPGIDRRSLDFGRVAVGETVRMNLTVYNPDSSGTGYTISSSDLVGETPGAFAVGSDFPVTLEPGERHTIPVSFTPTSRGDKQAQLQLLPAAPSSPQLTVWLSSERSYILVQEVSTNSSVNATVSVDAFNVDTDGQLEINVSQPGSRRQAVTVDELGMVTAGDDTFDMAITHAPTPMSAVHEPAPGRQNLQYIRLTHRNNDSLRFADTAVRYRVDRRALPESTDPGAVEFSRWNGTAWNFSATGTLVDRTATHYVYRVETPGFSQFVVTGPTEDAVAADGTTTAGPEPDGGETPADGGVTTTDSEGLPASWPGLAVGGGLSAVLLLLFVLRRRDEDETVEDDRKP
- a CDS encoding PspA/IM30 family protein encodes the protein MGILSRASYVIRSKVNAVLNRSEDPTETLDYSYEQLRDELQDVKQGIADLTTQKKRLEIQKRRLEENVEKHNDQARQAVEQDRDDLARKALEKKKQKMSQIEELDGQIAQLQSQQDQLVEQKDELQRQIEQFRTKKETMKARHEAAKASVRVNEAMTGAGEEMEDVSRAIERAEERTEDMEARSQAMDELREEGALENQLDDRSQLDKELDELQQDGEVDAELDTLKAEMGEGGATDDTDDASEAVETELEAELEDDTVGSVDDSEVEAELDELKDEET